In Papilio machaon chromosome W, ilPapMach1.1, whole genome shotgun sequence, a single genomic region encodes these proteins:
- the LOC123723289 gene encoding uncharacterized protein LOC123723289: MFQELKRRASEESIPLNAIYEEEAARYPDAASHLLYESVLPSMRKWRRNSQPAQPRTLEEYAVALSGHRLLSPALFATVSVAEGKAVILVMRGFERCIADSEVLVIDGTFLTVPAGLSICQILTVHSIIAGHNFHPAVVLMQNRPLYEAVFLRIWQAAGNPRPQQIITD, from the exons ATGTTCCAGGAACTAAAGAGGAGGGCTTCAGAGGAGAGTATTCCTCTGAATGCCATATATGAGGAAGAAGCTGCCAG atatcCGGATGCTGCATCTCACCTGCTCTACGAGAGTGTGCTGCCATCGATGCGGAAGTGGAGGAGAAACTCACAGCCGGCTCAGCCACGCACCTTGGAGGAATATGCGGTGGCCTTATCAGGCCATCGCTTGTTAAGTCCTGCTCTTTTCGCCACTGTGTCGGTGGCGGAAGGAAAAGCTGTCATATTAGTCATGCGCGGTTTCGAACGTTGCATCGCTGACAGTGAAGTGCTAGTCATCGATGGAACATTCCTGACTGTCCCAGCTGGATTGTCAATTTGCCAAATTTTAACGGTACACAGTATAATTGCTGGACACAATTTTCATCCTGCTGTAGTCCTGATGCAGAACCGTCCTCTGTATGAGGCAGTTTTCCTTAGAATTTGGCAAGCAGCTGGCAATCCAAGACcacaacaaattataacagatTAG